The Allochromatium tepidum genome has a window encoding:
- a CDS encoding proline--tRNA ligase, whose product MRTSEFPLQTIKETPADAEIASHRLMLRAGLIRKLAAGLYTWLPLGLRVLRRVERIVREEMDRAGALEVSMPAVQPAELWQESGRWEQYGPELLRFKDRHQREFCFGPTHEEIITELARNELKSYKQLPINFYQIQTKFRDEIRPRFGVMRAREFLMKDAYSFHLDDASLAETYQRMHEAYCRIFTRCGLDFRPVSADTGSIGGSASHEFHVLASSGEDAIAFSTGSDYAANVELAEAVAPADRAPEPGEDARLVDTPDARTIADLVAQFDQPIERTVKTLVVAASDEIDADLVALLVRGDHELNAVKAQKLPQVASPLRMATEAEIRAAIGAGPGSLGPKDLPIPCIVDRTVAVTADFSAGANQDGKHWFGLNWGRDLPLPEVADLRNVVEGDPSPDGQGTLTIARGIEVGHIFQLGRKYSEAMKATVLGEDGKATVMTMGCYGIGVSRVVAAAIEQHHDERGICWPAPIAPFEVALLPMKLGKSYRVREATEKLYAELQAAGIDVLLDDRDARPGFMFADMELIGIPHRIVVGDKGLDDGQVEYKGRTDEAMQLIPIDTIVEFVRARLRA is encoded by the coding sequence ATGCGCACCTCAGAGTTTCCGCTCCAGACCATCAAAGAGACGCCGGCCGACGCCGAGATCGCCAGCCACCGGCTGATGCTGCGCGCCGGTCTCATCCGCAAACTCGCCGCCGGTCTCTACACCTGGCTGCCGCTCGGACTGCGCGTGCTGCGCCGTGTCGAGCGCATCGTGCGCGAGGAGATGGACCGCGCCGGGGCGCTGGAAGTCTCCATGCCCGCCGTACAACCGGCCGAACTCTGGCAGGAGTCCGGGCGCTGGGAACAATACGGCCCCGAATTGCTGCGTTTCAAGGACCGCCATCAGCGCGAGTTCTGCTTCGGCCCCACGCACGAGGAGATCATCACCGAGCTGGCGCGCAACGAACTCAAGAGCTACAAGCAGCTCCCGATCAATTTCTACCAGATCCAGACCAAGTTCCGTGACGAGATCCGTCCGCGTTTCGGCGTGATGCGCGCGCGCGAGTTCCTGATGAAGGACGCCTACTCCTTCCATCTGGACGACGCCTCGCTGGCCGAGACCTACCAGCGGATGCACGAGGCCTATTGCCGCATCTTCACCCGTTGCGGACTGGACTTCCGCCCGGTGAGCGCCGACACCGGCAGCATCGGCGGCAGTGCTTCGCACGAGTTCCATGTGCTGGCCTCCTCGGGCGAGGACGCCATCGCCTTCTCGACCGGCAGCGACTATGCCGCCAACGTCGAGCTGGCCGAGGCCGTGGCCCCGGCCGATCGCGCGCCCGAACCCGGCGAGGACGCGCGTCTGGTCGACACGCCCGATGCACGCACCATCGCCGATCTGGTCGCGCAATTCGATCAGCCGATCGAGCGCACGGTCAAGACCCTGGTGGTCGCGGCTTCGGACGAGATCGACGCCGATCTGGTCGCGCTCCTGGTGCGCGGCGATCATGAACTCAACGCCGTCAAGGCGCAGAAGCTGCCGCAGGTCGCCTCGCCGCTGCGTATGGCGACCGAGGCCGAGATCCGCGCCGCCATCGGCGCCGGTCCCGGTTCGCTCGGGCCGAAGGATCTGCCGATCCCCTGCATCGTCGACCGCACCGTGGCCGTCACCGCCGACTTCAGCGCCGGGGCCAATCAGGACGGCAAGCACTGGTTCGGCCTGAACTGGGGCCGCGATCTGCCGCTGCCCGAGGTCGCGGATCTGCGCAACGTAGTCGAGGGCGACCCGAGTCCGGACGGTCAGGGCACGCTCACCATCGCGCGCGGCATCGAGGTCGGACACATCTTCCAGCTCGGTCGCAAATACAGCGAGGCGATGAAGGCCACGGTGCTCGGCGAGGACGGCAAGGCGACCGTCATGACCATGGGCTGCTACGGCATCGGCGTGTCGCGCGTGGTCGCCGCCGCCATCGAACAGCATCACGACGAACGCGGCATCTGCTGGCCGGCGCCGATCGCGCCCTTTGAGGTCGCGCTCCTGCCGATGAAGCTCGGCAAGTCCTACCGGGTGCGCGAGGCGACCGAGAAGCTCTATGCCGAACTCCAGGCCGCCGGGATCGACGTCCTGCTCGACGACCGCGACGCGCGTCCCGGCTTCATGTTCGCCGACATGGAGCTCATCGGTATCCCGCATCGCATCGTCGTCGGCGACAAGGGGCTCGACGACGGACAGGTCGAGTACAAGGGCCGTACCGACGAGGCGATGCAGCTCATCCCGATCGACACCATCGTCGAGTTCGTGCGCGCGCGTCTGCGTGCCTGA
- the hfq gene encoding RNA chaperone Hfq, whose product MSKGQSLQDPFLNALRKERVPVSIFLVNGIKLQGQIESFDQFVVLLKNNVSQMIYKHAISTVVPARNVRLPTSDADGAEPEAH is encoded by the coding sequence ATGTCCAAGGGACAGAGTCTTCAAGATCCCTTTCTCAACGCTCTACGGAAGGAGCGCGTTCCGGTCTCCATCTTCCTGGTCAACGGCATCAAGCTTCAGGGCCAGATCGAGTCGTTCGACCAGTTCGTGGTGCTGCTCAAGAACAACGTCAGCCAGATGATCTACAAGCATGCCATCTCGACCGTGGTCCCGGCACGCAACGTCCGGCTGCCGACGAGCGACGCCGACGGCGCCGAGCCGGAGGCGCATTGA
- a CDS encoding N-acetylmuramoyl-L-alanine amidase has protein sequence MNRLIVFFLLLIALPVAAVAVEVDCHWNPESSGRTQLLLGITAPAAHRIFTLDQPDRVVIDIAGARLRGDLPAARTDDPLLIGVRAGVRPNGDLRIVLDLKQPVRVKSFADKTGGSQPRLIVELIPKSFGGGGLQPVSNQGAAQPVWSSRGRTAIVAIDAGHGGEDPGAIGPNGTREKDVTLAIARRLAQLVDREPGMRALMIRDDDYYIGLSERARIAREHKSDLFVSIHADAYSNPNAQGSSVYVLSHGAASSESAGWLAERENEVDRIGGVDLLTSDSLLAYVLLDMTQNATMEHSAEAASSVLRQLRQVGPIHKGDVQRAGFVVLKSPDVPSLLVETAFISNADEERRLRSNAHQQRWAEAMLAGIKSYFAKYPPQGLLSADAGGGGERSGSGAAHGLRSASRTSPGSMREYVISQGDTLSGIARRHRVSLSSLRAENGLGDTDVIRVGQVIAIPTDS, from the coding sequence GTGAACAGGCTCATCGTGTTCTTTCTGCTACTGATCGCTCTGCCCGTGGCAGCCGTCGCGGTGGAGGTCGATTGTCACTGGAATCCGGAGAGCTCGGGTAGAACCCAGTTGCTCCTCGGCATCACGGCGCCCGCCGCGCACCGCATCTTCACCCTCGACCAACCCGACCGGGTAGTGATCGACATCGCCGGAGCCCGGCTGCGGGGAGACCTGCCGGCGGCACGCACCGACGACCCGTTGCTGATCGGCGTGCGCGCCGGCGTGCGGCCCAATGGTGATTTGCGCATCGTGCTCGACCTCAAGCAACCGGTGCGCGTCAAGAGTTTTGCCGACAAGACCGGCGGGAGCCAGCCCCGGCTGATCGTCGAACTCATTCCCAAGTCGTTCGGGGGCGGCGGGCTCCAGCCGGTCTCGAATCAGGGGGCGGCCCAGCCGGTCTGGTCGAGCCGTGGGCGCACGGCCATCGTCGCCATCGACGCCGGGCACGGGGGCGAGGATCCGGGGGCGATCGGGCCGAACGGCACGCGCGAGAAGGACGTCACCCTGGCCATCGCGCGCCGGCTGGCGCAGTTGGTCGATCGTGAGCCCGGCATGCGTGCCCTGATGATTCGCGATGACGACTATTACATCGGACTGAGCGAGCGTGCCCGGATCGCGCGTGAGCACAAGTCCGATCTCTTCGTGTCCATCCATGCCGACGCCTACAGCAACCCCAATGCCCAGGGTTCGTCGGTCTACGTGCTCTCACACGGCGCGGCCAGCAGCGAGAGTGCCGGTTGGCTGGCCGAACGCGAGAACGAGGTCGATCGCATCGGCGGTGTGGACCTCTTGACGAGCGACTCCCTGCTGGCCTACGTACTGCTCGACATGACCCAGAACGCGACCATGGAGCACAGCGCCGAGGCGGCCTCCTCGGTGCTGCGCCAGCTCCGGCAGGTCGGCCCGATCCACAAGGGTGATGTGCAGCGTGCCGGATTCGTGGTGCTCAAGTCGCCCGACGTCCCGTCGCTCCTGGTCGAGACGGCCTTCATCAGCAACGCCGACGAGGAGCGACGGCTCAGGAGCAATGCGCACCAGCAGCGCTGGGCCGAGGCGATGCTGGCCGGCATCAAGAGCTATTTCGCCAAGTATCCGCCCCAGGGTCTGCTGTCGGCCGACGCGGGTGGCGGGGGCGAGCGCTCCGGTTCCGGCGCCGCTCATGGGTTGAGATCCGCATCCAGAACGAGTCCGGGCAGTATGCGCGAATACGTGATCAGTCAGGGCGATACCCTGTCCGGGATCGCCAGGCGTCATCGCGTGAGCCTCAGTTCACTGCGGGCCGAGAACGGTCTCGGTGATACCGATGTGATCCGGGTCGGGCAGGTCATCGCCATCCCGACCGATTCCTGA
- a CDS encoding PilZ domain-containing protein, protein MTQSESGSMAMERRTQARIDLKIPVELTLPGQDAPVRAVTRDLSWGGALLHLTEPLPNDLETLILSLPWRRGKSIRAQAQLLRARPHEGGYLAAVRFISLSPRSQSRLERLLKMLYPSDSATGAGGKNALFRELEVTVSDTEELRRKLLQILEGRYTVTVFESYQVGQSISLSITGTFDLPSIRLRARVSDVRKSEVKGFDWAELYTLSLEFEHPSNTIRAFVDLVLNRLSDTEDESSTFSHLEGAPDWLRSVAAATVRSGAGTRSAEAAGGGEARSRLESEFPEAIARLVAGWGNVADFDMVFKSLVLSRNDLPGAWSREAWEELELLQSVHDRAYGVSANRRSLLKGGRL, encoded by the coding sequence ATGACTCAGTCGGAATCCGGATCGATGGCCATGGAGCGGCGCACCCAGGCACGTATCGACCTGAAGATTCCGGTCGAGTTGACCCTTCCGGGTCAGGATGCGCCGGTGCGTGCCGTCACGCGCGACCTCTCCTGGGGGGGCGCGCTCCTGCATCTGACGGAGCCCCTGCCCAACGATCTCGAGACCCTGATCCTCAGCCTGCCATGGCGGCGGGGCAAGTCCATCCGCGCTCAGGCCCAACTGCTGCGCGCGCGTCCGCATGAAGGCGGGTATCTGGCCGCCGTGCGCTTCATCAGTCTGTCGCCGCGCAGTCAGAGCCGCCTGGAGCGCCTGCTCAAGATGCTTTACCCCTCGGATTCCGCGACGGGCGCAGGCGGTAAGAATGCCTTGTTCCGCGAGCTGGAGGTGACGGTCAGCGATACCGAGGAGCTGCGCCGGAAGCTGTTGCAGATCCTGGAGGGGCGCTACACGGTGACGGTCTTCGAGAGCTATCAGGTCGGACAGAGCATCAGCCTGTCGATCACGGGCACCTTCGATCTGCCGAGCATCCGGCTGCGTGCGCGTGTCTCGGACGTGCGCAAGTCCGAGGTCAAGGGGTTCGACTGGGCCGAACTCTACACCCTGTCGCTCGAATTCGAGCACCCGAGCAATACGATTCGCGCCTTCGTCGATCTGGTCCTGAATCGCTTGTCCGACACCGAGGACGAAAGCTCCACCTTCAGCCATCTGGAGGGCGCGCCGGACTGGCTGCGCTCGGTGGCGGCGGCGACGGTGCGTTCAGGCGCGGGCACCCGGAGTGCCGAGGCCGCCGGCGGGGGCGAGGCGCGCTCCCGTCTGGAGTCCGAGTTCCCCGAGGCCATTGCGCGGCTCGTCGCCGGCTGGGGCAATGTCGCCGACTTCGACATGGTCTTCAAGAGCCTGGTCCTGAGCCGTAACGACCTGCCGGGTGCCTGGTCGCGGGAGGCCTGGGAGGAGCTGGAGCTGCTCCAGAGCGTCCATGATCGCGCCTATGGGGTCTCGGCGAACCGCCGCAGTCTGCTCAAGGGCGGACGGCTGTGA
- the mutL gene encoding DNA mismatch repair endonuclease MutL — MSNPIRILSDHLVNQIAAGEVVERPASVIKELIENSLDAGCARLEIDVDQGGIKRLRVRDDGCGIPRDQLALALARHATSKLAVPADLEAVGTLGFRGEALPSIASVSRLTLTSRVGPDSEAEASEVASDRAGDSAWEVAVAIDGRLEGPRPAAHPPGTSVEVRDLFFNTPARRKFLRTEKTEFDHVDQVVRRLALARPDVALELRHNGRVVHQLPAADGRPESVLARLDRLLGAGFAEQSLEIDASAVDLRLHGWIRRPAFSRSQPDQQFFYVNGRLIRDRLITHAIRQAFSDFLHQARHPGYVLFLELPPRLVDVNVHPAKHEVRFRESRQVHDFIRRALQRRLAQGVLGGAEPDAPMPETSDRPGRAGVATPDRSTASSDEAVDGTIGHRSPLPRTSGFGARHPTPAIGVGDGRRIYQASPALQRPAADSAGVRPVSDEGESSGTPESDLPPLGFALAQLNGVYLLAESTEGLVLVDIHAAHERIGYERLKAAWSAGRVTSQPLLVPHSLQVEPREADRLEEQRETLARLGLVLDRLGVDRVVVREVPALLREADMEALVRDLLTDLAAQGESTRVEEAIDGVLATLACHGSVRANRRLTLDEMNALLRDMERTERIDQCNHGRPTWVRLSHVDLDRLFLRGR; from the coding sequence ATGTCCAATCCGATTCGCATCCTCTCCGATCATCTCGTCAACCAGATCGCCGCCGGTGAGGTCGTCGAGCGCCCGGCCTCAGTGATCAAGGAGCTGATCGAGAACAGTCTGGACGCCGGCTGTGCGCGTCTGGAGATCGATGTGGATCAGGGCGGGATCAAGCGTCTGCGGGTGCGCGATGACGGGTGCGGCATCCCGCGCGATCAGCTCGCCCTGGCTCTGGCGCGACATGCGACCAGCAAGCTGGCTGTGCCGGCCGATCTGGAAGCGGTCGGGACGCTGGGGTTTCGCGGCGAGGCGCTGCCGAGCATCGCCTCGGTGAGCCGGTTGACCCTGACTTCAAGGGTAGGTCCGGATTCGGAGGCCGAGGCGAGTGAGGTGGCGTCCGATCGGGCGGGCGACTCGGCCTGGGAGGTCGCGGTCGCCATCGATGGACGCCTGGAGGGGCCGCGACCGGCCGCGCATCCGCCGGGGACCAGCGTCGAGGTACGGGATCTGTTCTTCAACACACCGGCGCGGCGCAAGTTCCTGCGGACCGAGAAGACCGAGTTCGATCATGTCGATCAGGTGGTGCGGCGTCTGGCCCTGGCACGTCCCGACGTGGCGCTCGAACTGCGTCACAATGGGCGGGTCGTCCATCAGTTGCCGGCGGCCGACGGGCGGCCCGAGTCCGTGCTCGCGCGTCTGGATCGACTGCTCGGGGCGGGATTCGCCGAGCAGTCGCTGGAGATCGACGCCTCGGCGGTGGATCTGCGTCTGCATGGCTGGATACGGCGTCCGGCCTTTTCGCGCAGTCAGCCGGATCAGCAGTTCTTCTATGTCAACGGACGTCTGATCCGCGACCGGCTGATCACCCATGCCATCCGGCAGGCATTCAGCGACTTCCTGCATCAGGCGCGTCATCCGGGCTATGTGCTCTTTCTGGAACTGCCGCCGCGTCTGGTCGACGTCAACGTCCATCCGGCCAAGCACGAGGTGCGCTTTCGCGAGTCGCGTCAGGTCCACGACTTCATCCGGCGCGCTCTGCAGCGACGTCTGGCGCAAGGGGTGCTGGGTGGTGCTGAGCCGGATGCACCGATGCCGGAGACCTCCGACAGACCGGGGAGGGCAGGCGTTGCGACTCCGGACAGATCGACCGCCTCGTCCGATGAGGCCGTTGACGGCACGATCGGACACCGCTCTCCGCTGCCGCGAACGTCCGGTTTCGGGGCGCGACACCCGACTCCCGCGATCGGCGTCGGCGATGGACGGCGGATCTATCAAGCGTCGCCGGCGCTCCAGCGTCCGGCGGCGGACTCTGCCGGCGTCCGGCCGGTCAGCGATGAAGGGGAATCTTCCGGAACGCCTGAAAGCGATCTGCCGCCGCTCGGTTTCGCCCTGGCCCAGCTCAACGGCGTCTATCTGCTCGCCGAGTCGACCGAGGGGCTGGTCCTGGTCGACATCCATGCCGCCCACGAGCGTATCGGCTACGAGCGGCTCAAGGCCGCCTGGAGCGCCGGACGAGTGACGAGTCAGCCATTGCTGGTGCCGCACAGTCTCCAGGTCGAGCCGCGCGAGGCCGATCGCCTGGAGGAACAGCGCGAAACACTGGCCCGGCTCGGCTTGGTGCTGGATCGTCTCGGCGTCGATCGGGTGGTGGTGCGCGAAGTGCCGGCGCTGCTGCGAGAGGCCGACATGGAAGCCCTGGTGCGAGATCTGCTCACCGATCTCGCGGCGCAGGGCGAGAGCACCCGCGTCGAGGAGGCCATCGACGGCGTCCTGGCGACCCTCGCCTGTCATGGCTCGGTGCGCGCCAACCGCCGCCTGACGCTCGACGAGATGAACGCCCTGCTGCGCGACATGGAGCGCACCGAACGCATCGACCAGTGCAATCATGGCCGCCCGACCTGGGTTCGGCTCTCCCATGTCGATCTCGACCGACTGTTTCTGCGCGGACGCTAG
- a CDS encoding NAD(P)H-hydrate dehydratase, protein MRLARLDRPLPDGDRLPHALYRAEQVRRFDRLAIERFGVPGIELMERAGAVAYRLLRERWPNARRLTVLAGTGNNGGDGYVVARLARAAGLDVRVLQLGEADRARGEAALSLTAYRDAGGVVEGYGTLPRETDLYVDALLGTGLERPVTGQWAEAITALNAQRAPVLALDIPSGLHADTGRVLGVAVRASATVSFIGLKLGLFVGAGAEYRGELHFSALDVPAQVYAGEIPAAARIDWARESRLLVPRSRIAHKGDCGHVLVVGGAPGMSGAARLAGEAALRAGAGLVTIATHPRHADRLNLDRPELMVSAVERPDDLEALIERADVIAIGPGLGRTDWGRGLWEFVRTLPHPLVVDADALNLLAEAPGSGPDWILTPHPGEAARLLGTTTAEIESDRLDSARRLQARFGGVVVLKGAGSIVHGPAPRVPAVCSDGNPGMATAGAGDVLTGVIAALRAQGLEVDDAARAGVCLHAAAGDRAARAGERGLIATDIIAALRPLSNGLAEADR, encoded by the coding sequence GTGAGGCTCGCCCGCCTGGACCGCCCGCTTCCGGACGGCGATCGTCTGCCCCATGCACTCTACCGCGCCGAGCAGGTGCGCCGGTTCGATCGTCTGGCCATCGAGCGCTTCGGTGTCCCTGGGATCGAACTGATGGAGCGCGCCGGCGCGGTCGCCTATCGGCTACTGCGCGAGCGCTGGCCGAACGCGCGCCGCCTCACTGTCCTCGCCGGGACGGGCAACAATGGCGGCGATGGCTATGTCGTGGCACGGCTGGCGCGCGCCGCCGGCCTGGATGTGCGGGTGTTGCAGCTCGGCGAGGCGGATCGGGCGCGCGGTGAGGCGGCCCTGAGTCTGACGGCCTATCGCGACGCCGGGGGTGTCGTCGAGGGCTATGGCACCCTGCCGCGCGAGACCGATCTCTATGTCGACGCGCTGCTCGGCACCGGGCTGGAGCGCCCGGTGACGGGGCAATGGGCCGAGGCCATCACGGCGCTCAACGCCCAGCGCGCGCCCGTGCTGGCGCTCGACATCCCCTCCGGACTCCACGCCGACACCGGGCGCGTCCTGGGCGTGGCGGTGCGGGCGAGTGCGACTGTGTCCTTCATCGGGCTCAAGCTGGGACTCTTCGTCGGCGCCGGCGCCGAGTATCGCGGGGAGCTCCACTTCAGCGCGCTCGACGTCCCGGCCCAGGTCTATGCCGGGGAGATCCCGGCGGCGGCGCGGATCGACTGGGCGCGCGAATCGCGCCTGCTCGTGCCCCGCTCGCGGATCGCGCACAAGGGCGACTGCGGTCATGTGCTGGTCGTCGGCGGCGCGCCCGGCATGTCGGGCGCGGCGCGTCTGGCCGGCGAGGCGGCTCTGCGCGCCGGTGCCGGACTGGTGACGATCGCCACCCATCCGCGCCATGCCGACCGGCTCAATCTCGACCGGCCCGAACTGATGGTCTCGGCCGTCGAGCGGCCGGACGACCTGGAGGCGCTGATCGAACGGGCCGATGTGATCGCGATCGGTCCGGGGCTTGGACGGACGGACTGGGGGCGCGGACTCTGGGAGTTCGTGCGAACCCTGCCGCATCCGCTGGTGGTGGATGCCGATGCACTCAACCTGCTGGCCGAAGCGCCCGGCTCCGGGCCGGACTGGATACTGACCCCGCATCCCGGCGAAGCCGCCCGGCTGCTCGGGACCACGACCGCCGAGATCGAGTCCGACCGTCTCGACAGTGCGCGACGCCTCCAGGCGCGCTTCGGCGGGGTGGTGGTGCTCAAGGGTGCCGGTTCCATCGTGCATGGCCCCGCACCGCGCGTCCCGGCCGTCTGTAGCGACGGCAACCCCGGCATGGCGACCGCCGGCGCGGGCGATGTCCTGACCGGTGTGATCGCCGCCCTGCGCGCCCAGGGACTGGAGGTCGACGACGCCGCCCGCGCGGGTGTCTGTCTGCACGCCGCCGCCGGCGACCGGGCCGCGCGTGCCGGCGAGCGCGGACTGATCGCCACGGATATCATCGCCGCCCTGCGCCCCCTGTCCAATGGCCTCGCCGAGGCGGATCGCTGA
- the miaA gene encoding tRNA (adenosine(37)-N6)-dimethylallyltransferase MiaA, whose protein sequence is MGPTASGKTDLAIRLVERLPCEIISVDSAMIYRGLDIGTAKPGPEILAHAPHRLIDILDPTESYSTARFREDAIAAMTEISARGRIPLLVGGTMLYFRALQQGLARLPSADAEVRAALEAEAERLGWSAMHARLAELDPDAAARIHPNDPQRIQRALEVQALSGRAMSDLIRDAEHEALPFRLLKLARAPSDRAILHARIERRFRVMLELGLVDEVSRLWARGDLTPDLPAMRCVGYRQVLNYLLGESTWEDMVQRGIIATRQLAKRQMTWLRAESDCHWLDDEPDPLTAALTIIECAIESERQPTGSTS, encoded by the coding sequence ATGGGCCCGACCGCCTCGGGCAAGACCGATCTGGCGATCCGGTTGGTCGAGCGTCTGCCGTGCGAGATCATCAGCGTCGACTCGGCCATGATCTATCGCGGTCTGGACATCGGCACCGCCAAGCCCGGACCCGAGATCCTGGCGCACGCCCCGCATCGCCTGATCGACATCCTCGACCCGACCGAGTCCTACTCGACCGCGCGCTTCCGCGAGGACGCGATCGCGGCGATGACCGAAATCAGCGCACGCGGACGCATTCCGCTGCTCGTCGGCGGCACCATGCTCTATTTTCGCGCCCTGCAACAGGGGCTGGCCCGACTGCCGAGCGCCGATGCCGAGGTGCGCGCCGCGCTGGAAGCCGAGGCCGAGCGCCTCGGCTGGTCCGCCATGCACGCACGTCTGGCGGAACTCGACCCGGACGCCGCCGCCCGCATCCATCCCAACGACCCCCAGCGCATCCAGCGCGCGCTCGAGGTCCAGGCACTCAGCGGACGGGCCATGAGTGACCTGATCCGCGACGCCGAGCACGAGGCCCTGCCGTTCAGGCTACTGAAACTCGCGCGCGCACCGAGCGATCGCGCCATACTGCACGCCCGCATCGAGCGCCGCTTTCGCGTCATGCTGGAACTTGGCCTGGTCGACGAGGTCTCTCGGCTCTGGGCGCGCGGCGATCTGACGCCCGATCTCCCCGCGATGCGCTGCGTCGGCTACCGGCAGGTCTTGAACTATCTGCTCGGCGAAAGCACTTGGGAAGACATGGTGCAACGCGGCATCATCGCCACCCGTCAGCTCGCCAAGCGGCAGATGACCTGGCTGCGTGCCGAATCCGACTGTCACTGGCTCGACGATGAACCTGATCCATTGACGGCGGCACTCACAATCATCGAGTGCGCAATCGAGTCTGAGAGACAGCCGACAGGTTCGACGAGCTGA
- the hflX gene encoding ribosome rescue GTPase HflX: MSETSVAAPVVEARPVAVGPSLVFERPKAGERAVLVDLDIGRGPASEADEREEFVLLAQAAGAEVVGSLGGSRATPDARLFIGSGKAEELKALVAATEAELVIFNHPLSPAQERNLERLLQCRVIDRSGLILDIFAQRARSFEGKLQVELAQLKHLSTRLVRGWTHLERQKGGIGLRGPGETQLETDRRLLATRVAMLERRLQRIEGRRAQGRKARAKAELPVVSLVGYTNAGKSTLFNRLTEAGVFEADQLFATLDPTLRRLDLPSGSHVLLADTVGFVSRLPHELVAAFRSTLEETRGAGLLLHVIDAAAANRPRLMADVETVLAEIGSHERPRLEVFNKIDRLEGETARLERDAEGRPVRVWVSARTGEGMELLHQALIELTGGERLIETFDLAATDGQRRAWLYRHARVIEDRPLDSGGWELRCEIARVDLERLRARTSLIG; encoded by the coding sequence TTGAGCGAGACATCCGTAGCGGCTCCGGTCGTCGAAGCCCGACCCGTCGCCGTCGGCCCGTCGCTCGTCTTCGAGCGACCCAAGGCCGGTGAGCGGGCGGTGCTGGTCGATCTCGACATCGGACGCGGACCGGCGAGCGAGGCCGATGAGCGTGAAGAGTTCGTCCTGCTCGCCCAGGCCGCCGGCGCCGAGGTCGTGGGGAGCCTCGGCGGCTCGCGCGCCACGCCCGACGCACGGCTGTTCATCGGCTCCGGCAAGGCCGAGGAACTCAAGGCGCTGGTCGCGGCCACCGAGGCCGAGCTGGTCATCTTCAACCATCCGCTCAGTCCGGCCCAGGAACGCAACCTGGAGCGCCTGCTGCAATGCCGGGTGATCGACCGTTCCGGCCTGATCCTCGACATCTTCGCCCAGCGCGCGCGTTCCTTCGAGGGCAAGCTCCAGGTCGAACTGGCCCAGCTCAAGCACCTCTCGACCCGGCTGGTGCGCGGCTGGACTCACCTTGAGCGTCAGAAGGGCGGCATCGGTCTGCGCGGTCCGGGCGAGACCCAGTTGGAAACCGACCGGCGGCTGCTGGCCACGCGCGTGGCCATGCTGGAGCGCCGGCTCCAGCGCATCGAGGGCCGGCGTGCCCAGGGGCGCAAGGCGCGCGCCAAGGCCGAGCTGCCGGTGGTCTCGCTGGTCGGCTATACCAATGCCGGCAAGTCGACCCTGTTCAATCGGCTGACCGAGGCCGGGGTCTTTGAAGCCGATCAACTGTTCGCGACCCTGGATCCGACCCTGCGTCGTCTGGATCTGCCCAGCGGCAGTCATGTGCTGCTGGCCGATACCGTCGGCTTCGTCAGCCGACTGCCGCACGAGCTGGTCGCCGCCTTCCGCTCGACGCTGGAGGAGACACGCGGCGCCGGCCTGCTGCTGCACGTGATCGACGCGGCGGCGGCCAATCGACCGCGCCTGATGGCCGATGTCGAGACCGTGCTCGCCGAGATCGGCAGCCACGAGCGGCCCCGGCTGGAGGTCTTCAACAAGATCGACCGGCTGGAGGGCGAGACGGCGCGTCTGGAGCGCGACGCCGAGGGACGTCCGGTGCGGGTCTGGGTCTCGGCACGCACCGGCGAGGGCATGGAGCTGCTGCATCAGGCGCTGATCGAACTGACCGGCGGCGAGCGCCTGATCGAGACCTTCGATCTGGCCGCCACCGATGGACAGCGACGCGCCTGGCTCTACCGGCATGCGCGCGTGATCGAGGATCGCCCGCTCGACTCGGGCGGCTGGGAACTGCGCTGTGAGATCGCGCGCGTGGATCTGGAACGTCTGCGGGCGCGCACGTCGCTGATCGGCTGA
- the tsaE gene encoding tRNA (adenosine(37)-N6)-threonylcarbamoyltransferase complex ATPase subunit type 1 TsaE gives MQTTLELTLDTPESQMDFGACLASALKPPCVIFLEGDLGTGKTTLTRGILRGLGHSGAVRSPTYTLVEPYALTGLELHHFDLYRLGDPEELDYLGLRDLLGRDSVWVVEWPERGAGLLPKPDLRIRLVHRDAGRHLTLTAMSPAGEALLSDVISADDVVSAPQPRPNT, from the coding sequence ATGCAAACGACCCTGGAGCTCACACTCGACACCCCCGAGTCACAGATGGACTTCGGCGCCTGTCTGGCGTCGGCCCTGAAACCGCCCTGTGTGATCTTTCTCGAAGGCGATCTGGGCACGGGCAAGACCACCCTGACTCGTGGTATCCTGCGCGGTCTCGGACACTCCGGGGCGGTACGCAGTCCGACCTACACCCTCGTCGAGCCCTATGCCCTGACCGGCCTCGAACTCCATCACTTCGATCTCTACCGTCTGGGCGATCCGGAGGAACTGGACTATCTGGGTCTGCGTGATCTGCTGGGTCGGGACTCGGTCTGGGTCGTGGAATGGCCCGAACGCGGCGCCGGTCTGCTGCCCAAGCCCGATCTGCGCATTCGGCTCGTCCACCGCGATGCCGGTCGACACCTGACCCTGACGGCCATGAGTCCGGCGGGTGAGGCCCTATTGTCCGATGTGATTTCTGCCGACGATGTCGTCTCTGCGCCACAGCCTCGACCCAATACTTGA